Sequence from the bacterium genome:
CGACGATTCCTACGGCACTGAGGTGGCCCGGGTGTCCGTGCGCGGTGAGGGAATTGACAAATTGGCGGAACCGGCGGCCCCGGTGGCGCGTATTCTCAAGCAAGACCTGAATGACCGGATGCCGGCGATTGCCGTGCGGGCGATTGCGCGAGGGATTATTAAATATGCCGCCTCGAAAGCCGCAGAAGACGCAGGCAAGAAAGACAGCGAGGCGCTGGGGCAGATTCTCGGGTGGGGAGTGAACCTGCTCGGAGCCGCGACTGAAGCGGCTGACACGCGCTCGTGGGAGACCTTGCCTGATCAGATCTTTGTGGCCGATTTTCAGTTGCCGCCGGGTGAACACGATTTGCGGGTCGTCTTCGAGGACGGCAGCGGGACGGCGGTCGTGCGCAGTGATTTGCCTAAGGTGAATATCCGAGCTGGTGAGTTGACAGTGTTAAGGGCAAGGTGTTGGCGCTGAACGCAGAATCCTCCCCCCGGCCCCTTCCCGGTGAACGGAGAAGGCGAGCCAGCGCCAGCGTGAACGCTGGACCCATTGCCGCTGGCGCGAAGGCTTAGGTTTCGGCCGGGTTGCGGCGGCATTAACCCGGCTCGGCGATATTTTGCAGTTTTCGATCTGCTTGAGTAGATCCCTGACGGGATGATAAATCTCAAATTGTTCACACCTCTCTTGGGGGATTTTGCCCAGCAAACTGGGCGCTACGGTCGGACAGCACCCCCCTCTTTATCCCCCATTTCTTGACTCATTTTGTTGATACGAAAGACACCGGATGCGGTGAGCTGATCATGGCTTTGCACAAGCTGATGCAGCCGATTGCTCCGGGAGATGTGCTCGACGTGCGCGCCGAGGACGCGGGCGCGCGTGAAGATATTCCGAGTTGGTGCAATATGACAGGACATAAACTGCTCGCCGCACAAACAGGCGAAGACAGCAATCACTACATCATCCAAAAAAAGGAGAGCTGATGGCAAAATTCATGGTAAGCTGTACGTTCGCAAAGGACAACACGGACAAAGCCACGGTGGCGTTCGTCGTGGCCAATGCGTCCGTGGCCTCGGGACAGGACACGGTGGTCTTTCTCTCGATTGAGGGCGTGCGTCTGGCCGTTCCGGGGTACGCCGACGACATTCATGAAGAGGGTTTCGCGCCGCTGAAAGAGCTGATGACCAACTACATCGCGGCCGGTGGCCAGATCTGGTTGTGCAGCCCGTGCTTCAAGAAGCGCGCGCTGAATGAGAACAACCTGACCGGCAACACGACGATAGTCGGCGGCGCAAAGGTGGTTGAATTCCTGACGACCGGCGGTACGTGCATTAGCTATTGACAGGCCCACGGGCAACCCGTAGGGCTGCGCAGGGCAGCATGACTGTGTCCTGCGGTTGATTTTATCAATTTTGAAATATGATCTATGAGTGAGAGCCTCGAAAAACTTGAACAACCTATTGCCACTTCGCATATCTGCGACGGAGGGAATCTCGATTGCGGTTCCGGGTTGCTGCTGGTAATTCGACGGGCGATGGAGCAGGTGCCGGAGGGAGATGTGCTGGAGATTCGTTCGACGGAGTTTTCCGTGTGCAACGATCTGCCCGCGTGGTGCCGGATGACGGAGAATCCGTACTTGGGCTGGATTGAAGGCGGTGCATCAAACCGTTTTTTTGTGCAGCGCGGCGGCAAGACCGAAGATGTCCACGCGGAATTGGCCAAAGCACGCGCGTACAAATTTCAAACGCGGGTGCGCTGGAAAGGCGAAATGACCGCCACGGTCTATGCGCGCAATCACAGCTATGCCATCGGGCAGCCGGCGAGTTTTGACGTGAGCGATGCGGCGCCGAGCGCTCTGGAGTATTTGTTGGGAGCTTTAGGGGGGTGTCTGGTGATGGGGTTGCAGATGCACGCATCGCGCGAGGGTGTGAAAATCGAGCAGATCGAACTTGCACTCCATGGAAAGCCGGATAATCTATTGGTGTTTTTGGGAATTGAAGAAACCGGACACTCCGGCTTGACCGAGATCAGTGGCACGGCGTATGTAGAAAGCGACGCACCGCTCGAGCAGGTACGTTCGCTGTGGGAACATACGCTGCGGGTGTCGCCAGTGACGAATACACTGCTGAGAGGTGCGAAATTGAATTTACAGGTGCACGCACTTGATTAACCATGGATTGCCGGAGTTTCCCGTCACGGTGGTGGGCAGTTTGCCGCGACCGCAGGCGATGCGCGACGCGCTGAAACTGAAGCGCAAGGGGAAGATTGCCGAGTCTGAGTTTCAGAAGATTTCCGACGAAGCGGTGCGCGCGGCGATTGCACTGCAAGTGCGCGCTGGCGTGGACATCGTCAGCGACGGCGAGATGCGGCGCGAGAATTTCTATTCGTTCATCGCCGACGCGGTGGATGGGATCAAGCTCTTGAGTCTGGCGGACTTGCTTGATTACGTCGAGGACAAGTCGGGTTTCGAGCGGCTTTTGCAGTCGCTGGACGTGCCCGCTTTTGCGATTCACAATCCGGTGGTCGAAGGGAAATTGCGCGTGAAGCGCCCGCTGGCACTCGACGAATTCAACTATGCGCGGGGCCTGACCGACAAACCCATAAAGACAGCGCTGCCGGGGCCGTATCTGCTGACGCGCTCGATGTGGGTGAAGAGTCTGTCGTATGACACCTATCCGACCAAGGAGAGCCTCGGCGCGGATGTGGTGGCGATGCTGCGCGATGAGTTGATCGCCTTGCGCGATGCGGGGTGTTTTTTTGTACAATTCGACGAACCGGTCTTGAGCGAAGTCGCGTTCGCGGGACCGCATGCGACGCATACGTTCATGTGCGCGGCGCTGTCCGAGAAGGCTTCGCCGGAGACGGAATTGGCCTTTGCGGTGGAGCTGCTCAACGCCGTCGTGGATGGCGTGAGCGGCATCAAGACCGGTTTGCATGTGTGCCGGGGAAATTGGAGCCGACAGGATGACGTGCTGCTGGCGGGCGCGTATGATCCGCTGATTCCGTACTTTTCACGGATGAACGTCAATCAATTTGTTTTGGAATATGCGACTGATCGCGCAGGACCCGTGGAGAGTCTGCTGGCGCTGCCGGATGATCGCGAGATCGGACTGGGAGTCGTGAACCCGCGCACGAGTGAGATTGAAACTGTGGAATTTGTGCGAGCGAAAGTCGCGCCGCTGCAGGCGAAACGCGCCGCGGGCTCGATCTATCTCAATCCGGATTGCGGATTCGGAACATTCTCGGACCGGCCGGTGAATGACTGGGAGACGGCGGAAATGAAATTGTCGGCGTTAAGTCGAGCGGCCCGCGCCATTCGCTGACGAACACATTTCGCGAAGGCTATGATGACCGTTCAAAAGCTCGGGTGGTTTGTTCTGATTCCGCTCGTGATTGCGGCTATTGCGTTGTATTTGTCGTTGCCGCGCGGAGCAGCGGTCGTGTGCTTGGCCGCAACGCTATTCTTAATTGTTCGGTTGATGTTCGCAAGACGACTATAGAGCGGATGTCGGGCCGGAGGCCCGACCTGTGTTGATGTTTTGTTCGCGAGGGTAAATAGAAGAGCAGAAATGAAATTTTCTACCAAGTGCATTCATGCGGGTGTGACGCCCGATCCGTCGAACGGCGCGATTATGACGCCGATTTTCCAGACGTCCACCTATGTGCAGCCGGAATTGGGAGTGCACAAGGGATATGAGTATTCGCGCACGGACAATCCGACGCGAGCTGTGCTGCAAGAGGCGATTGCCACGCTTGAAGGCGGGAAGTTCGGGTTGTGTTTCGCGAGCGGCATGGGCGCGATTGATTGTCTGATCGCAACGCTGTCCGGCGGTGACCATGTTATCGCCGGTGATGACGTGTACGGCGGCACGTTCCGCATCTTCAAGTTCGTGCGGGAGAAGCAGGGAATCGCGTCGGACTTTGTTGATCTGACCAATCTTGATCTGGTTGAAAAGAGCATTACGCCTAAGACGAAGTGGATCTGGCTCGAAACGCCGACGAATCCGCTTTTGAAGCTCGTGGACATCCGCGCGATTGTCGAGCTGGCCCATGCCAAAGGGGTGCGAGTGGCCGTGGACAACACGTTTGCCACGCCGTATTTTCAGCAGCCGCTGGCGCTCGGCGCCGATCTGGTGATGCACAGCGTGACGAAATATTTGAACGGCCACAGCGATGTGGTGATGGGTTCGATGGTCGTCAATGATGAAGAGCTGTACCGGCAGCTCAAGTATATTCAAAATGCCTGCGGCGCGGTGCCCGGACCGATGGACAGCTTTCTGGTGCTGCGCGGACTGAAGACGCTAGCGGTGCGAATGGAGCGGCATCAAGCGAACGCGGCGATGCTGGCTAAGGACCTGGAGATGGACAGCCACGTCGCGTGGGTTCGCTATCCGGGTTTGAAATCGCATCCGCAGCAAGCGTTGGCCATGCGGCAGATGTCGGGCTTTGCGGGGATGATCAGCCTGGAATTGAAAGGCGGCCTCGAAGCGGCGCGCAAGTTTGTGAGCGGCCTGCATCTGTTTGCGCTTGCCGAGTCGCTCGGCGGGGTCGAGTCGCTGTGTGATCACCCAGCCATCATGACCCATGCGACGATTCCGCGTGAACTACGGGAAAAACTGGGCGTCACGGACGGTCTTATTCGGCTCTCGGTGGGACTGGAAGATGTGGACGACTTGCGACAGGATTTGCAAAACGGCTTTGCAAAGCTATAGCAGCAGTTGCGAGAAAGTTGAAGCGCCCGGCATCCTGCGATGCCGGGCGCTTACTTTTTTTCGATGGTCCATGCTTTGCTCCGCAGAGAGCGGTGCCGGAGCGCCGGCGCGCAGACAAATTCCCCTGAACTGACCACTCTCCAGTGAGGAGCGCAATGACCATACTCTCAGTTGATGATTCCACCACCATTCGCCGCATCGTCAAGCGCAGCTGCGAAGAGATGGGGCACACCGTTCTTGAAGCTGCGGAGGGTGCCGCCGCGCTGGCCGTTTTGGCGGAAAAGGCCAGCGAAGTTAGCCTGGTCATTCTCGACTGGAATATGCCGGGGATGACGGGGCTTGAAGTGCTCAAGGCCATTAAGTCGGACCCGAAGACCAAGAACATCGTGGTGATGATGCTGACCAGTGAAGCAGACATGAATTTTGTCAAAGAAGCCATCGCGGCCGGCGCCCAGAACTATTTGACCAAGCCGTTCGACCAAAAGATGCTCGCCCTGAAGATTCAGGAGAGCGCGGGGATGCTTCCCGCTTAATCCGAATCTAATAGAGGCAAATCATGAGTGCAGAAGTAGCTTTGATCGGTTTCCCCCGCTTGCAGGAGCAGATCGCGACGCGCCTGCTGGAGGAGCATGACGTGCACGTCGAGCGCGTGACCCATGACGAGGCGGGAGCGCGGCTGGCGATGTTTAATTTGGCGCTGTTCTTCTGGCCTGACACAGGCGAAGCGGCCATTCAGCGGCTGCAGAAGATGAAGGAAGAGCAGCCGGCCTGCCCGATTGTCATCGTGACCAGTCATATTGGTCAGCATTCGGCCCAAAAAGAGGTCGGGCAGAATGCGGAAGACATGATGTTGACGCCGCTGCAGCCGCACGATGTTTCGCAGAAGCTGGCCAAATACGCTGGCGTGGGCAAGACGCGCGAAGCCGTTGCGGTGGATGCGGACTACGTCAATCCGTTCATTTCGGGAACGCTCGATACGTTGAAGCAGATGGCCGGGATGACCTGCGAACGCAAAGGTCTGCGGCTGTCCTCAGATGCGACCGCGAGCGGGTACTACTCGGGGACGATCGGCCTGTCAGGTAACGCCGAAGGTTTCGTGTCGGTGACCTTCTCCAAGGAGCTGGCCACGCAGGTCGTGTGCAAGATGCTCTCGATGACTGAGGAGGAGATCACGGAGGAAGACATTCGCGACGGTGTCGGTGAACTCATGAATGTCGTTGCTGGTGCGGCCAAGGCCGAGCTAGTCAACACGAAGCATGCCTTCAGCCTGTCCATACCGCAGGTGTTCAGCGGCGGGCCGCACACAGTGGCGCAGCCGCGCGGAATTCCGGTGTTCATTATCGAGTTTCTGGCCGACGGAGCGGAGTTTGACGTTATGGTCTGTCTGCGGACAAAACACGCATAAGCATAGACGAGAGTGGCTTTGTCAAGGCCGGGTTTTGCCCGGCCTTGATTGCTCTTGCGGGTTGGGGTTGTTTTCGTTACCTTTGTGGATGCAATTGGCCGACCGAACCCGACTGTTGTGAGTCACAACTCCCGCGGCGGAAGCACCGCCATTTACGTGCTGGGCAGCGTGACCGAAGGCGTGCTCGTCATGGCCTTCACGATGGTGCTTGTGCGGCTGATCGCACCGGATGAATTCGGCGGCTGGCGGCAGTTCGCGGTGCTGTCGGGGATTGTGTGGAATGTGGCAACCTACGGGCTGTCACGGAGCCTCGGCTATTTTTACAGCACGGCACCAGCCAACGAGCAGGGGGCGATTGCGCGCCGGACGCTGCTGATCTGCCTTGGACTGGCCGCCATCTGCATGACCGCGTTTTATGCGGCCTTGCCGTTCGCGGCGGAGCGCTTTGACAGTCCAGCCCTGCGGGACGAGGCCGGACTATTCAGTCTGTTTCTGGGACTGAACTTTCCCATTCAGATCTTCATTACGCTGTTGCTGGCGGCCGGGCGACGGACCACGCTGGCGCTGGCTAAGCTGTGTTTCGCGCTGCTGAGGCTGGCCGCGCTGCTGGTGCTCGTGTGGTCGGATGCGACGCTGCATAACTTTCTGTTGGCTATGAACGGGTTCGCGCTGGTGCAGTTGGGGATCATGCTGGTGCTCTATCAGCGTACTGCCGGCCCCGTGCTGTCCCCGCTGTTCCAGAACGCCCGCGCACAAGGGAAATTCACAGCTGACTTGACGGGACAGAGTGCGGCGGGACAGTTCGCGGTGGAGACGGACAAGCTGCTCGTGTCGGCGGCCTATCCGCCGGCGAAATTCGCGGCCTACTCGGTGGGAGCGCGCGAGTTGCCGTTGGTGCCACTGATTCCGTTCAGCATCACGGAGTCCATTGCGCCGGATTTGAGCCGCATGGCCGTGGCACGGAAGCAGGATGAGTTTCGCGATCTATGGCACCGTTGGATGGGCCGAGCCGCGCTATTGATGTATCCGGTGTTTGCGCTGGTGTTGTTTCAGCATGAAGCGATCATCCGCGTTTTGTACACGGCGGAGTATCTGGATGGCGCGCTGCCGCTGTTGATTATTGGCTGTGTCATTCCGCAGCGCGTGACGTCGTTCTATCAGATTCTGCTGTGTTTGAACCGGTCGCGTGTGGTGTTGTGGGCATCGGTGGCGATGCTGTTTTCGAATATCGTGCTAAGCCTGCTGTTCATGCGGCTGTTCGGAATGTGGGGTCCGGCCTTAGCGGTGCTGACGTCCGAGTATGTCATCAACAGTTTTGCGCTGGGGCAGATCGCGCGCACGATGGCTCTGCCGATATCCCGCGTTATGCCGTGGAGCTATTTGCTGAAAGTTCTTGTGACGGCGGTCGGGGCGGGCGCGTTAGCGTTGCCGGTACTGGGGTTATTGCCGGAGGCTGCCGTGCTCTGGCGGCTGGTGGCGTACGGCGCGGTGATGATGGTGATCTACGGCGCGGCGGTGCTCACACTGGGATTGGTCACGCGTGAAGATATGAAGTTGTTGCGCGCGCGTTTGCCGTAATGCCGGACCGCTTGCCGCTACGCCTGACGCTTGGAGTGGGCGGTCACGCTGGCACTCGCTGGCGCTCAATGCGATTGACCGTGCCGGGCAGTTTTACTCTCTTGATTCCTCCGGTGAACAGGGGGAATGCGAAGGACATTATTTGAATCTCTATTTGAGGTGAGCTTTCGTGCAGATTCATTCGTTTGATCGCCTGCAAGCGACGCGACAGAACCGCAAGTGGCGCAACACCTGCGCCGTGGTGGCGGGTGTGACGGGGATCGTCGCCGCGGTGCTGGGGCTGGATCCTGTCGTCTCGAACGAACCGCTGCAAGCGGTACCGCTCCTCATCGCCAGTTTTATCTGTTTCTTGTGCGCGGGGTTGTCCGTGTACTTTCACATGAGGTTTATCAGTCGTGACTAATTTGAGAGTCGGTGTTGTCGGCGCGGGTTACCTCGGGACGATTCATGCGCGCTTGCTGGCGCAGAATAGCGACGTAACCTGGTCGCGGATCTATGATATGGATCAGAATAAGGCGCAGTCGGTGGCCGAACAGTTCGGAGGTTTGGCGGCGCACAGCCTGGAGCAGGTGATTACGGAGAGCGACGCGCTGCTCGTTGTATCGGCGACGTCGTCGCACTATGCTGTGGCCAAACAGGCGCTGGAAGCGGGTAAGCACGTGTTTTTGGAAAAGCCGATCACCACGACGGTAGCGGAGGGCAGCGAGATCGTCGCACTGGCGCGGGCCAAGCATTTGAAGCTGCAAGTGGGCCATGTCGAGCGCTTCAGCCGCGCCTTTCGCGCGCTGGGCACGGAGTACCCGCATCCCAAGTTCATCGAAGCGCATCGGCTGGCACAATTCAAACCGCGGGGAACCGACGTGGCCGTGGTGCTTGATCTGATGATTCACGACCTGGACATGATCCTGAAGCTCATGGGCGAATTCCCGACTCACGTCGAAGCGTCCGGCGTGGCAGTCATCAGTGAAGCGGCAGATATTGCCAATGCGCGGCTGACGTTTCCATCGGGCGGCGTGGCGAATGTCACGGCCTCGCGGATCAGCGCCAATCCGATGCGCAAGCTGCGGATGTTCTCCGAGGACAGCTATATTTCGCTTGATTTTGCCAAAGGCGACGTGCAGCAATTCAGACTCGCGCATGCCGACGAAGTGAGCGAGCCGGGTACGTTGATGCTTGGGGAGATTGACAAGGGCGCGGTGAAACGCAAGATCCTGATGGGTGCGCCCACGGCCCCGGAAGGCAATGCGATTGACATGGAGCAGCGCACGTTCTTCGAAGCAATTCGCACCAACGGCGAACCGCTCGTGACGGGCGAAGACGGCCTGAATGCGCTGCGTGTCGCGGTGCAGATTCTCGAAAAAATGGGCACTTCGGAGATCGCGACGGGCAGAGAGTAGTTGCAGACCCACGATCTCGTCTCCCTTTGACCATGAGCGGAGGGTTAGGGCGGGGTCAATGCGGGGCCGAAGGCCCGACCCAAGGATGCAATTGTTAGCTCTCCCTCCTGCCCTCCCGCAGAATCGGGGGGCGCGGAGGCGGGTTATTTGTGATTGCACCTATTTTTGCGGGGAAAGTTGAGAGAGTTGGCGCGCGTGGCTTGACAAAGCGGGGGTTTGGCCCTTTCTTAAGGGGTGATCACCTTAAGCGTTGCTTCTCTGCCTTTCACCTGAGGAGGTGGGTCATGATGCGGATGCTGTGTTGGGCGACTTTGGTGCTGGTGACGGCGCTGTGGGCGGACCCCCGGCAGTGGGCGGACGGCGGGGTGCCGCTGATGCAGGCCGAGACAATCCTCGAGGTCAGTTCGGCGACGAACGCCGAGGGTTACACGCTGTGCGTGTGGGCAGGATCGTTAGGACAGCAAAGTGTGGTCATCGGACAGAT
This genomic interval carries:
- a CDS encoding Gfo/Idh/MocA family oxidoreductase: MRVGVVGAGYLGTIHARLLAQNSDVTWSRIYDMDQNKAQSVAEQFGGLAAHSLEQVITESDALLVVSATSSHYAVAKQALEAGKHVFLEKPITTTVAEGSEIVALARAKHLKLQVGHVERFSRAFRALGTEYPHPKFIEAHRLAQFKPRGTDVAVVLDLMIHDLDMILKLMGEFPTHVEASGVAVISEAADIANARLTFPSGGVANVTASRISANPMRKLRMFSEDSYISLDFAKGDVQQFRLAHADEVSEPGTLMLGEIDKGAVKRKILMGAPTAPEGNAIDMEQRTFFEAIRTNGEPLVTGEDGLNALRVAVQILEKMGTSEIATGRE
- a CDS encoding sulfurtransferase TusA family protein — encoded protein: MALHKLMQPIAPGDVLDVRAEDAGAREDIPSWCNMTGHKLLAAQTGEDSNHYIIQKKES
- a CDS encoding OsmC family protein, producing the protein MSESLEKLEQPIATSHICDGGNLDCGSGLLLVIRRAMEQVPEGDVLEIRSTEFSVCNDLPAWCRMTENPYLGWIEGGASNRFFVQRGGKTEDVHAELAKARAYKFQTRVRWKGEMTATVYARNHSYAIGQPASFDVSDAAPSALEYLLGALGGCLVMGLQMHASREGVKIEQIELALHGKPDNLLVFLGIEETGHSGLTEISGTAYVESDAPLEQVRSLWEHTLRVSPVTNTLLRGAKLNLQVHALD
- a CDS encoding PLP-dependent transferase yields the protein MKFSTKCIHAGVTPDPSNGAIMTPIFQTSTYVQPELGVHKGYEYSRTDNPTRAVLQEAIATLEGGKFGLCFASGMGAIDCLIATLSGGDHVIAGDDVYGGTFRIFKFVREKQGIASDFVDLTNLDLVEKSITPKTKWIWLETPTNPLLKLVDIRAIVELAHAKGVRVAVDNTFATPYFQQPLALGADLVMHSVTKYLNGHSDVVMGSMVVNDEELYRQLKYIQNACGAVPGPMDSFLVLRGLKTLAVRMERHQANAAMLAKDLEMDSHVAWVRYPGLKSHPQQALAMRQMSGFAGMISLELKGGLEAARKFVSGLHLFALAESLGGVESLCDHPAIMTHATIPRELREKLGVTDGLIRLSVGLEDVDDLRQDLQNGFAKL
- a CDS encoding chemotaxis protein CheX, producing the protein MSAEVALIGFPRLQEQIATRLLEEHDVHVERVTHDEAGARLAMFNLALFFWPDTGEAAIQRLQKMKEEQPACPIVIVTSHIGQHSAQKEVGQNAEDMMLTPLQPHDVSQKLAKYAGVGKTREAVAVDADYVNPFISGTLDTLKQMAGMTCERKGLRLSSDATASGYYSGTIGLSGNAEGFVSVTFSKELATQVVCKMLSMTEEEITEEDIRDGVGELMNVVAGAAKAELVNTKHAFSLSIPQVFSGGPHTVAQPRGIPVFIIEFLADGAEFDVMVCLRTKHA
- a CDS encoding response regulator, which gives rise to MTILSVDDSTTIRRIVKRSCEEMGHTVLEAAEGAAALAVLAEKASEVSLVILDWNMPGMTGLEVLKAIKSDPKTKNIVVMMLTSEADMNFVKEAIAAGAQNYLTKPFDQKMLALKIQESAGMLPA
- a CDS encoding cobalamin-independent methionine synthase II family protein: MRDALKLKRKGKIAESEFQKISDEAVRAAIALQVRAGVDIVSDGEMRRENFYSFIADAVDGIKLLSLADLLDYVEDKSGFERLLQSLDVPAFAIHNPVVEGKLRVKRPLALDEFNYARGLTDKPIKTALPGPYLLTRSMWVKSLSYDTYPTKESLGADVVAMLRDELIALRDAGCFFVQFDEPVLSEVAFAGPHATHTFMCAALSEKASPETELAFAVELLNAVVDGVSGIKTGLHVCRGNWSRQDDVLLAGAYDPLIPYFSRMNVNQFVLEYATDRAGPVESLLALPDDREIGLGVVNPRTSEIETVEFVRAKVAPLQAKRAAGSIYLNPDCGFGTFSDRPVNDWETAEMKLSALSRAARAIR
- a CDS encoding polysaccharide biosynthesis protein; protein product: MSHNSRGGSTAIYVLGSVTEGVLVMAFTMVLVRLIAPDEFGGWRQFAVLSGIVWNVATYGLSRSLGYFYSTAPANEQGAIARRTLLICLGLAAICMTAFYAALPFAAERFDSPALRDEAGLFSLFLGLNFPIQIFITLLLAAGRRTTLALAKLCFALLRLAALLVLVWSDATLHNFLLAMNGFALVQLGIMLVLYQRTAGPVLSPLFQNARAQGKFTADLTGQSAAGQFAVETDKLLVSAAYPPAKFAAYSVGARELPLVPLIPFSITESIAPDLSRMAVARKQDEFRDLWHRWMGRAALLMYPVFALVLFQHEAIIRVLYTAEYLDGALPLLIIGCVIPQRVTSFYQILLCLNRSRVVLWASVAMLFSNIVLSLLFMRLFGMWGPALAVLTSEYVINSFALGQIARTMALPISRVMPWSYLLKVLVTAVGAGALALPVLGLLPEAAVLWRLVAYGAVMMVIYGAAVLTLGLVTREDMKLLRARLP
- a CDS encoding DsrE family protein, translating into MMAKFMVSCTFAKDNTDKATVAFVVANASVASGQDTVVFLSIEGVRLAVPGYADDIHEEGFAPLKELMTNYIAAGGQIWLCSPCFKKRALNENNLTGNTTIVGGAKVVEFLTTGGTCISY